A genomic stretch from Ictalurus punctatus breed USDA103 chromosome 2, Coco_2.0, whole genome shotgun sequence includes:
- the kcnk2b gene encoding potassium channel subfamily K member 2b, whose amino-acid sequence MAAPDLLDPKAAAHNSKPRLSFSAKPVVLNTQDDFEPRVSVMRWKTVLTVFLLVVLYLIMGATVFKALEQPHENSQKLAILSQKLQFLIDHPCVNSTELEELVKQVMSAIRAGVNPSGKSSNVTSLWDLSSSFFFAGTVITTIGFGNISPHTEGGRIFCIVYALLGIPLFGFLLAGVGDQLGTIFGKGIAKVEKMIVKWNVSQTKIRVISTVLFILFGCLLFVTLPAIIFKHIEGWSALEAIYFVVITLTTIGFGDFVAGEGERRHHQESNGGLEMEYLDYYKPVVWFWILVGLAYFAAVLSMIGDWFRVISKKTKEEVGEFRAHAAEWTANVSAEFKETRRRLSVDIYDRFQRAASIKRKLSAELGLNNVPMNQEMTPGKRARSVNLGDDREMYPAFTLAHNGSLFLNGLSPEYADRRDIAIIEHLK is encoded by the exons A TGGCCGCTCCTGATCTTCTGGACCCCAAAGCTGCTGCTCACAACTCCAAGCCCCGCCTGTCTTTCTCTGCCAAGCCGGTGGTGTTGAACACTCAGGATGACTTTGAGCCCCGCGTGAGCGTCATGCGCTGGAAAACCGTGCTCACCGTCTTCCTTCTGGTCGTCCTCTACCTTATCATGGGAGCCACCGTGTTCAAGGCGCTGGAGCAGCCGCACGAGAACTCGCAGAAACTCGCCATCCTCAGCCAGAAGCTTCAGTTTCTCATAGATCACCCTTGCGTCAACTCCACCGAGCTGGAGGAGTTAGTGAAG CAGGTGATGTCAGCCATCCGAGCGGGCGTGAACCCTTCTGGAAAATCGTCCAATGTGACAAGTTTGTGGGATCTGAGCAGCTCCTTCTTCTTTGCCGGGACTGTTATCACCACTATAG gCTTCGGGAACATTTCCCCTCATACGGAAGGAGGCAGAATATTCTGCATAGTGTACGCGCTGCTGGGAATCCCTCTGTTCGGCTTCCTGCTGGCGGGAGTGGGCGACCAGCTGGGGACCATATTCGGAAAGGGCATCGCTAAAGTGGAGAAGATGATTGTG AAGTGGAACGTGAGTCAGACGAAGATCCGTGTGATCTCCACGGTGCTCTTCATCCTCTTCGGCTGCCTCCTTTTCGTCACGTTGCCGGCCATCATCTTCAAGCATATTGAAGGCTGGAGCGCCCTAGAGGCCATTTACTTTGTCGTCATCACCTTGACGACCATCGGCTTTGGCGATTTTGTTGCAGGTGAGGGCGAACGCCGTCACCACCAGGAGAGCAACg GTGGCTTGGAGATGGAATACCTGGACTACTATAAGCCGGTGGTATGGTTTTGGATTCTGGTGGGACTGGCCTACTTCGCCGCAGTGCTCAGTATGATCGGAGACTGGTTTCGGGTAATCTCAAAGAAAACGAAAGAGGAG GTGGGCGAGTTCCGAGCGCACGCTGCCGAGTGGACAGCCAACGTTTCTGCCGAATTCAAAGAGACGCGTCGTCGCCTCAGCGTTGACATCTACGACAGGTTCCAGCGTGCCGCTTCCATCAAGCGCAAGCTCTCGGCCGAGCTCGGCCTCAACAACGTGCCAATGAACCAGGAGATGACGCCGGGCAAGCGGGCACGCTCCGTCAACTTAGGAGACGACAGAGAGATGTATCCAGCCTTCACGCTAGCACACAACGGCAGCCTGTTCCTCAACGGCCTCAGCCCGGAGTACGCCGACCGCCGTGACATCGCCATAATAGAACACCTGAAATGA